In Helicobacter anatolicus, a single genomic region encodes these proteins:
- the tsaE gene encoding tRNA (adenosine(37)-N6)-threonylcarbamoyltransferase complex ATPase subunit type 1 TsaE: MTKEFLLAYEKLHPLLEYIDLIINKNHHIFLLEGDLASGKTSLIQKYISSKIPSCIVTSPTFSLVHEYNGYFHYDLYHHGLQKALELGLLDYLQNQGVHFIEWGDEKLANILKNSRYNYHIIKISKHDNKRIYRIIDG, translated from the coding sequence ATGACTAAAGAATTCTTACTAGCTTATGAAAAATTGCATCCTCTACTTGAATATATTGATCTTATCATTAATAAAAATCATCATATTTTTTTACTAGAAGGGGATTTAGCTAGCGGAAAAACAAGCCTTATTCAAAAATATATTTCCTCAAAAATCCCCTCCTGCATAGTTACTTCTCCTACTTTTAGTCTTGTGCATGAATATAATGGATATTTTCATTACGATCTTTATCATCACGGATTACAAAAAGCTCTTGAACTTGGTTTATTAGATTATCTACAAAATCAAGGGGTACATTTTATAGAATGGGGTGATGAAAAATTAGCAAATATTCTAAAAAATAGTAGGTATAATTATCACATTATAAAAATTAGCAAACATGATAACAAAAGGATATATAGGATCATAGATGGATAA